CACAATTTCACCCACGTGCTTGACTATAATTGATGgcaatattatgttaaacaaCCCATAACCTTCCTCAAGATTAGGACGTGGaaaggtaaaaataatatttcattaggCGCTGGCGGTTCCATAGATTATCGTGGCGAAAAAGGAAAACTGTTaacagtaatataatattaagtatagatatataaTCTATTCCATTTAATCTAGAAATTATTACGGAAGAACTCGAAGTAAATACAGGCTTTAATGATGCAGCAATCGACGCAAATGACGATAACGATGAAACATTTCAAATTGTCCTAGAAACTGATGGAGGTAAATAATTATGCGAACGAGGgaaaatgacaataaattataatataaccgAGACGGTACATAATGATACAAGCCATGAATCACAACATAATGACACGAAAACTTTTGATGTTACCACTAATAAACAAACGTAGCACGAAGCTTCAATAACAAAGTTAATAGAAGAGAATTCTCAAAGTAAACACAAATTAGCGTCAGAAACTAACGCAAAACTAACATCGTAAATAACTGAATTGAAAACAaacacgatatttattataatctataatGGAATCAACGAAAACAATATTAACGAGCCGATTCACACAATGCACGCAATCAAACATGAAATTGCAAACCAAATACCTTCCCACGGTTGACCGGACGAAAAACCGGTTGTTGCATACAGAAAGGAAATCATTCTTGTACGTTCCTTActagtaattattaaaaactacaAACTGGTTGACTGACATACCTTAGACACAAATATCCGATATAAATAAACACGAACCACTACACTAAAACATATAAACACACATGTTTTTAAACTTCACTTCGTAAGGTTAAATATGTGAGTCGAATATCGATAGTCACTTTCGTTTTGAATCTATCGCACACGCGGTTGCCGGCTTTCGGCAAAAATTCGCGCGCACAACCACCTCCCACGAAGTCTCGAGCGACACTGACTTCGGTATTGTGAATGTGAGCGGACCCATTCTCGAATACTACGCTACGGCCATTCAGGTATGTGAACAACCTCTGAGATGGGATCATTCCATTCGAATACCAACTATATTGTATCGAGAATAAAGATAAAAGTCATATACAGGCGTAGCAGTGATAAGGCTGCGTCGATATCAGAGCTGCGTCTAGGATTCCAAACAGAGTGAGATGGGAGACTGACGCGGTAATGTGTGAAAGAGAGAGAAGTATTTCGACATTAAGATGATTGGAGCGTGAAATTTTTATATTCAGTTTGCAGCAAAAGCGCAGCATCAGGACAATAGTGAGTACAGGAGACTGTTACTGGTGGGCTGCTTTgtctcatattttatttaacgatGGAAAGAGATAAAacaactattatttattgtttcaaagCGGCTTTCCTGGTCTGGTCTTCTTTACCCTTACTCCTTGGGTATTCGAAATGAAAATATGCATTCGATATTATTCTGTTTTCCATCTTGTTCTACAAAATCTCATCTATATGGAAAAATGGAATTGTCTGAAGCTAAGAATAGCTCACGTTTTGTTCTGATAAATCCCATTATGGGAATCAGTTTACGCCCACATTGGTTTAATTTCAAGGAATCGAAAAATTTCAATCGCACCTTTTTCCCCAATATTATTGGTGCCAGAATTTTAAGTGATTTCAGCTATTTTTAGTGTATTGCTTCCTGAGTACATGGCGATTAAAACAAATCCATTACGATATCAAGTTATCAACTCACTGATGAATTTTAAcactataagtttttaaactgacatggtcactattattagaacttatgacgggatatttaccatgtttattcacttcgatgagtttccaatatttcggcactgttgcaagcgccatgatcacggattaataatcatttatatcccgtcataagttctaataataattttaataatagtcaAATTATCTCCTTGCTCTTCTCATACTTCATACAAGATAGtctgcacttgcaaccactaaaCCTCTTTGATCTTAAACCTCCCAAGAATTTACTGGAAACATTCTTCCAATTTATAAGTATTCTGCACAAGTAGATGTAGTTCCTTCGTTTATTTAAAAGCTTGTCTTGGAAAGAATTTCTTGTTACAGCAAGAACGATAAAAATCCGTTGTTGGCACAggagatttttatatattttatattatttatagaccCAGGTGTTCGCAGATGGAATTTCTTAGAGCTAGCATAAAATTTTGTGTAGAGGGCTAactattataaaagttaaatagGAAAAAATATCAGGAACATGACGTCATGGTTGTCTGACTGAGAAGGGGATTTTTAAAACGTCCACTGTTATTcggttgtaataataattatgtatttttgattttgaagtATCCAATAGAATgttagtaataatttataataataaaatactttatgcTATCTAAACCGGTAATAACAAAGCAAGATTTCAAACTccactagctgttgcccgcgacttcttCCGCGTATAATATTGAtttctgacagaatttgggttaattatttatctaaaataaagtatttttctacAATAAAAGTCGTATTCTTGGTACATAAGCTACGTGCCAATAAAAGTCTCGTCatcggtccagctatttcagagattagccagaacaaacagataaacagacacaAGAATTatccaaaaacaaaactttgtccAACTCGGAAATAGAATTCGAGACCACATGCTTGACACTTGTAACAAATTCAAATAGAACAAGTCAATACTTGTTCAAtcaatattcctttttaaaattcTTAGTTCCCATACATACAGTTCatggaatattttttgtgcCCTGAGGGACccctatacaataaaatagagGTACCTGTTAAGAAAGTTGGGATGAATGCgcaaaaaaaactgttttgagTGTTACCGCCTTGCAACGATTTAACACATAAGAATGTTAATAGATATTAGAGGTAGTTTTTGTATGGAGATAAATGACACGGCATTTTGATGTGATTATCTAATTACTGGTAAAGATGAATAGAGAATAAAGTCATGAGATAAAGCGAATTATGAATTTGAAGGGAATATTATggctaaagaaaaaaaaatgcaagaaCTGTGATGGGGTTGAAATGCAAGATAAAACAGTTACATTAATATGACAAGACCTAATAGAGAAGAATGAAAAAAACATACagaaattgcaataaaattgaGTGTCTGTCTGACGATATCCGCAAAGTgactggtagtggttggatgcgcaAAGCTGAAAATCGAGCTGTGAGTGGCGTGTCATTGGAgagacctatgtccagcagtggacgagaacaggctgataatgatgatgatgatgagtgtCTGATAGATTAGAATCATAATCAAAACTTCCTATGAGTAGtatctaataataagtttgaaatcgccaaccagcattgagcatggtgattaatgctcaaaccttctccgtgcgagatgaggcctttggtcagcagtggacacttataggctgttgttgatGATATGAAAATGCCTAATTTCTAGCAGGACGGTGACAAACAGGGTTAATAAGAAAGTACTAAGTTTTGAGCAAAAGTTGCTTcgtaaataatatacttatgtaAGTATCTAACACACCTGCCTGATTATTGCTTTACCTAGAACCTCATACAAAACACGCAATGAAGTGAATTTCAGCGCAAATTACCAGTTCGCGTATTAATTATCTGATATTTGTTCAGTAACGGTTATGTACACGCCATTTTGTTTACTATGACAACcgttataaatttgaaatttgtTTGAAACCTATAATAGTTGTGGCATTCTCAGGAACTGTGTATTTTAGTTATTAACGCAAATTACGGTTCAATGGGCGCGGTTGTTTTGTTATACAAAtactaaattgttattttatcgtGTAATGCATTTGTTATAGGAAAGTAATCCttattatgtataatgaaaatagtgtaataattattagtataaaaatagGTGTGATTATTAGTCGATATTGACAGCGTTTCACGTAATACGGAACTGGATGGATTTCCTAATTTGGTATTAAGTCAATAAATATCTGTGAGGCGTTTCCAATTGTtataagatataatataattctctttctctctctctttctctttctctttctctttctctttctctttctctttctctttctctttctctttctctttctctttctctttctctttctctttctctttctctttctctttctctttttctctttctctttctctttctctttctctttctctctctctctctctcactctgtTTCTCCCTCTTTGTCTTTCTTTGTCTCTCTCTCTccttctctttctctctctttctccttctctctctctctggtcATTCCCTTATCTATGAGGATCGTTATCAGAATCAAATTTGCATCTGAAGCGGATGATCTgcttcaagatattttattccaTTCGTGATCGTGTAGTGACTACGTGACTTCCAATACAGTGTCACAACACTGTCTCACATAACTTTGCCTGTTAGACTCATTCATGTATTGTAGTTTCGTGACCAAATAGTTAAGGCTTAGATGATAATGAATGCCATCGTGCATTGCTTCTTAAAGCTTGTTTggttttgtttgaaattgagTCATACCTGTATAGATGGTCCTCTAATAGATGAGAGCAGGAATAATACTTTCCTTCATTCACACCTACCTTTGGTTAcatcacgcctatctcccatggcgTGTACCCTacacagagacaatggaacgccaattgctacgattcttttTAGTTTCATCAACAGCCATcaatcagtcttttcatgcatgctcgtcagttaagcTATCTTCACTTCTCATTCTTTTTCTGAGTGAACTAACAGTccgtatttttaaaatagtatgTAGTTTGGTGCTGATTCCAAACCTGTGAACCTTCCAAACCTGTGTTAAATCTGTAATCTGAGTTAAATGCGGTTGAATTGAAGATGATGAATTAAGGTACATTTAGTTACAAAAAGAATCCTCCATTTAAGAACCACAATTAAGTACTCTACTAAAAGTACTTTTAGACCTTTAAACACGAAGTACAAATAGGTACCTCCATTGTTTTGTCTCAGTATCCACAATTAGGTGTAATTGCTACAATTGACAAATGACTGACGCAAGCAATTCCCTTCTAAGATTAGACGTTCAAATTGTTTCGAGATGTACTCGACTTGATGATGACTGATATAAGGTCTTGACCTGCGGCCAGAATCCTGTACACCAATATACGTTTTGAGATTAGCAATCAGGGTCATTGAAAATTAAAGGCTTTGCAGTTTTAAGACATGTTAGATTAgtgcatttatttcttttatctgAAGGTGTACCATTGCAAGATGTTATAGCCATATTATTATGAGAACTACTATCCTAGCGCCCACATAACATACCtaacattaacataacaatacGGAATAATTAGACAATACTCAGTGTGGGAGacccatacttcggcacgaatgggtcggctcgaccggagtgataccacggtcgcACAGAacaccgatgtgaaacaacgcttgcgatgggtttcgttgtatgagtaaggtcaccagaggcccaattgccccccttcctaatcccgattccccaacaacattcttaacattttcatacattcccaaaagaccggcaacacacttctaacgcctctgatgtttcgggtgtctatgggcggcggtgatagcttaccatcaggtgattcgtctgctcgtttaccagcttataccataaaaaacctttcctatatttatttaggaaacAGACAGGCGTTTAACACAGGCTCcattacgtaaaataaaaagcCTTCTGCATTGCCTATCCCTTTACATCTCCTATACCAGTATCATGGACGTAAACAACGGCCAAAGCCTGACCAACGAAGCTGAAACTCGGACGGAATGCAAACGAAGTTAAGCTTTCAGCTTTTGATTTGACAACGTAGTCTGCAATCCGAATTGCCACGCGACAGTGAGTCGGCGATTTCACACACCTTTGTGTCACTTGTCAGGGAACATGTACGGACATGTATGAACAGGTTTAGACCTGATAGGGGTGTACGTACGTCCGTACGTCATATTGTATGCGATCGCACGCACGGCTTACCCTGCAACGCATGATTGTGCGTGCCGCTGTGGTTTCCATTGTTTCTGTTCGCAAAAAGGGATATTTTTCGCGatgacaatgtatttttttggacgatatgttttgtttatttttgcttgTCGTTTTTGAACCTGTGtactgttttgtatttttaaacgtCACTTTTTCAGATAAGTGCTGTTTGACGTTGGAAAGTAGGTATGTTgtgtgtaggtattttaatacttaggtgtacttaattatttatatatgtgtatggcctatacaatatacatgacTTAAGACTCTAATGGTCTATTGGAGCTGttgactgcctagcaggttacgggagctcgaaaagcagaaggaggggtgatttttagtcagtaaaattctgtctcttcctctcgcctcacccaaggcgagagaagccattggatgattcccccttcaaaaaaagccTCTAACAGTCTAACACAACTGATTTGATATTGTTAAACGTATAATTAAAGAAAAcgtataattaagtaataataaacatgATATTACAACGTTATAACCAAAGATTTATGAGAAATAGACTCCACCGTAACTTGAAATaaccaaaaaaagaaataatgaaaaagTAATCAAGATTAAAAATAGAAGTTGAATCCAAGTTTTTCGTTTACCCCAACTTGCAGTTAATTACTACAACCTCTAGGAAATAGCAATAACTTGCTTTATTATggacataaataaacttttatgttAGCGGGGAAGTGCTAAGAATTCTTCGCTGAAATATTCTGAAAATGCGAGCGAGTCGAGGTTCGCGGGCCAATTACTACTGAAACTTGCTGAAAGGGGTATAACTGAAGCATTTTAGAttattaaaaatgcaaatatttattttcatattttgatatttcgcttttatatgtatgttgtaaTACAGTTTATGTTTCGTACATTTTCGTGAAATATTATATAAGTTGCTTCGAgatatgaattttatattttgttattctaGCAGCTAgggatataatattatttttcgtgGAAGGCATTGGCGAATAAAGTAAACTCGCCTGTTGAGGCTGTCATCACAATGGAATGGTAACTTTTAAGAGAAAACTTAAGCTTattttcaaaccttcaagaaaagagcgtatttctttttaaaagactagcaacgcacctatgactccttTGGTGTAGCGGGTGTTCATGAGTGCTGGTCGCTAACCATCAGGAGaaccgtcagctcgtttgccccctattccataaaaaaatgcgtCCAACCTTTAGGATAGGTCCACTGAAACTTACGACTGAAGAGCCACGATCTTCAATTTCACTGTTCCTACTTATAAGAATTGCCAGTCCGTttcgaatataaaaaaatactcagttcatctaatattttactgataaaGTTCTATTTTCATCATAATAAGTATATCCTTTATCAATGTGCTCCCCCTCAATCCGGCTCCAACTTTCATATAGTTAGCATGTTAGCAGTTTTCCAATCAAGCTAGCCATTTAAGTCAACAGTTGCAGCatataaacaatagttttaattaaaatcacccGCTGGACAGTCCAGCCTATGGATATGGGTCATAGGTGACTGACCCCACAACTACATGTCGCTTCAAAATCTTAGCTTAGTGTTTATGAATAGGGATTACATTATAAAACTAACTAGCTTCTGATCCCTAGGCTAGGCCTAGGCTTTGCTTAAATcggctcataccctgtctatataatccggagctgcggactacctagcgggtttaccggagctccggattaatcagcaggagtaggaacggggtggtttttagtcagtaagggtctgaaactccctctcagTCAGAGAAATCATTGCAtgatttgacgtttcaaaaaaaaaaaaaacaaaccctgtctatctgtataccaaatttcatcaaaatctgtttagtagtttcactgtttgtcagtggaatctaaatgatcttagaaagtaggtacatgtaactaggaaaaagttacattggtacttgcagtTGCTCCGAGCCACCACTACATTCAACGTCTTTACCTACCCTTCACCAAACAAGCgtgaatatataaaattctcaaaCTAATTAAGACAACTTTTCCCTCTTACACATTTTTCAAAAGTCACTCCAAAGTAATCAGCTTAGCCGGTATTACTAAAGGACTAGTTTATTAAAACTCAACCTAGGATCTAGACTAGAGGAATTTAATCTAGAAAAATCTTCACGTAAGATGGTTTTCGAGCTAAGTGAATATAGGAGATAAGCTTAGGTAATAAGAATGTTATGTAACGTTTACCTAGAAGGAAGGGCTAggtgtttctttgtttttcagTGAATAAAATACTAAGTGacaaggggtatcgggttcgattcccgtgtcggggaAAGTATTACGGGgattttttcgggttttcgaaaatttctcagtagtagcacggagtctggaattgtgcccggtatatggcaataggatcaccccctattacatgggacttataacacaaatggcgaaaatgAGGATAAacaagcgttattttacgtcagttttctgttaggccgtggtatcactccggccgcgccggtccattcgtaccgaaacatggctctcccacacttctatCTTCGGGGTTAAAAGAAAACTCGGTATCACGTTACGATAAACTTTAATCAGATCTTCTAGAGTCATCACCGTTCAGGGGAAACTGTCGACTTTTGAACATCAGTACAAAAGATGGATTCTTGTCCTTTGTAAAATAGTTCTTTAATGTGAAATCGTCTTGTGGGATTTCTCGTTTCACTTTCTTCGTATCGGTATCGGTATCGGTCTTGTTATCATTcctgaatattaaaatttctttcGGCATCATACccttgaaattatatttaaattttggtAGGGTGGCAGATTTTAATGTGACCATATCGAGTACCCCTGCAGCGTCAGTGGAGTCCAGGTGTAATCCGACTGTGAagagtaattgttttttttttttcatctgttcccttagtatgagtttggtttgcggcgagcgccgaacgcgctctcatttcgattactttaaacgtaaagcaagtTACTTTAGTTACTTCAACCCTTATCACTTAGGGGTAtgtttccgaaccgatacgaccttcaaaccttcaagaaaagagcatactcctttttaaaaaggccggcaacgcacctatgcctcctctggtgttgcgggtgtccatgggcggcgctgatcgcttaccatcaggtgactcgttagctcgtttgcctcctattccatataaaaaaaagatagtggccgattctcagacctactgtaTACGcaaataaaatttggtaaaaatcggttaagccgtttcggaggagtaacggtaactaacattgtgacatggtaTACATAAAAGATACTCACTCAAAACCAATATGATATTTCCAATAGTTGCGTACATTTTGTTTTCCACTTATCGCGTGTACATTTTCAATTCCAAACTGAGTATATGGATGATTTACGTTTATAATCTCAatcactttttatttatatcataaaaagttatgaaatatataaaagtaatttctGATGTAGGTAAATGAAATGCCAATGTTTATACAAATtcatgaaatgaaaatgaaatgaggtgacaaaataaaaaaatagaaagtaGGTAcacaatttcatttaatatttatttcgtaacacaaattagaaacataataataacatggGCATGGAAATACGagtgattttataaataattgaaacgaGTTTGCAATACAAAGTACCTAAATGTACAATAGATCaatgtaactatgtatattaaGGTCCACAAACtgatttaaacttttttcttgaagggcgaaaatcatccaatgacttctcccagcTTAGGTGAGACAAGAGTGGGAggcaggctcttactgactaaaaacagtttcacttttcgagccggaaccccagcAACCCGTCAGGTCTTCCACGACACATACAATAGAAGCTAACCTCATACATTTACACTTCTTTAACTTTAACCCGTCTCGAAAGTATCTCAATAACAAAAACCAAACAAGAGATGACACAGCCGAAAATCCAAGCGTAGAATATCCCAGCGAACTGCATGAGAGTGATCGAGCAACCAGCTTGGCAGCTGTAACTACTAGTTATCATGTTAGAGTTAGCACTCTCTGCTTTAGCCACCACCGATATACCAATGGCTTCAGTGAACAGCCTCCCAGTTATTCCAGCCTCAAACAATCGCTTCATGACTTTTTGGAATTTAGCCACTAAAGGACTATCCTTTCTAATCAGCATTTCGTTATACACTGTCAACATGTTCTCTGTCGCTCTCAGCACTCTGGCTTCATCATTAACTGCAGAATCAGCTTGAAAGATGTAGAAATTAGCTTGCAATAAGAGAGTTAGGCCATTATACATCAGAGTTTTCTCAGCACAGTTGTAAAAAGACACGCAATCTGCTGAATGGTCTGCATACTTTGTGTACCTCTCATCAGTGATAAAATATTTCGAGGAATTCTTCAAATACGCCGTCCTGCCAGACTCCATGACCGCTGAATTAGTTTTAAACATTTGTGGTGGGCCTCGCACCGTGAGGAAGGAATAAAACTGTATGCTGACATAAACAGAAGAGTACACAGACATGATCAAGTAAAGTAAATTGAGGAACTTCTGTTTTTTCGTTCGTGGGTCCTGCAACGAAGTGGCACCGACGAGTGCTCCCCAACCATGTATTAACGTAGTGATCAGCGAAACAGCTTGACCGTCAAAGGACGACACTAAACACCAGACGATTGAATACGTGATGTAGAATATAATGAAGAAGTAGACATCATCCAATTTGCTTACTAAGTTCTGCCAAGATCTTTCTGCTCTCTCAGCATAGTAGACCCAAAAGACACCTTGACGGACGTATACTCCAGAATATTCCACCAAATCTCCATATATTCTGTAAAGACCACCAGCACATGCGTCTAGGCTCCCGTTCTTAATGAAATCTGTGAACTCCAAATCTTTATACGGATTCTCTTCTTTTCTGTAAATGTAATGAGTTTCTAATGTGGCATTGAAGTACTCGGCAATAAtctttaatatttcataatcaAATCCCTTTATTTCTGTAACGTTGTCATAATTTTTAAGCAATTCTTTGTTAGGTATTTCTGAGAAAGGAAACAGAGTTGCCATGCCAATTCTGAATGGGCATCTGTTAAGATTATTAGGattttttattggaaatatttCCTCGTTTTGCACAGTACCGTTATTGAAACACGTGTTAATATGCGTAGGTTTTTCAACAACTTCTTTACACGTTTTCTCATCTATTTTAGGAAATATTGTGTACATGTTATTTTGTCCTGTTACAAAATCTTGTATTATAAAAGTGATAGCATGTTTACTTACGGAATCTCCAATTTCTTCAAGTGTATCAACACAGTTATTGCCTGAATAAtcagatattattataagaaatctCATTTCTTTATCAATACTTTTGAAATCAAAGTTTTTGATATCGGCACATGAGTCAAAAAAGGCGACTGTCAagcaaatcaaatataaatcaTAGTTTTCTTCGGTAACCACATCTTTTATGATAACTTGAGGTATATTGTATGCTGTAAGTTTATCAATTAGCTCATTTTTGAAGATGTTTTCTGTAGTATTACCATCTTGGTCTAGTATGGCTACAGTAGGTCTGAAATAGAGTTCCATTTCAGttatagttataatacaatCAGTGATAGAATTGAAATTTACTGTTCCTTTTTCTCTGTCTTCTGGGAAAATAAG
This sequence is a window from Spodoptera frugiperda isolate SF20-4 chromosome 5, AGI-APGP_CSIRO_Sfru_2.0, whole genome shotgun sequence. Protein-coding genes within it:
- the LOC118272126 gene encoding uncharacterized protein LOC118272126: MKKKTKYNFLYILIISSVANGDTDLIFPEDREKGTVNFNSITDCIITITEMELYFRPTVAILDQDGNTTENIFKNELIDKLTAYNIPQVIIKDVVTEENYDLYLICLTVAFFDSCADIKNFDFKSIDKEMRFLIIISDYSGNNCVDTLEEIGDSVSKHAITFIIQDFVTGQNNMYTIFPKIDEKTCKEVVEKPTHINTCFNNGTVQNEEIFPIKNPNNLNRCPFRIGMATLFPFSEIPNKELLKNYDNVTEIKGFDYEILKIIAEYFNATLETHYIYRKEENPYKDLEFTDFIKNGSLDACAGGLYRIYGDLVEYSGVYVRQGVFWVYYAERAERSWQNLVSKLDDVYFFIIFYITYSIVWCLVSSFDGQAVSLITTLIHGWGALVGATSLQDPRTKKQKFLNLLYLIMSVYSSVYVSIQFYSFLTVRGPPQMFKTNSAVMESGRTAYLKNSSKYFITDERYTKYADHSADCVSFYNCAEKTLMYNGLTLLLQANFYIFQADSAVNDEARVLRATENMLTVYNEMLIRKDSPLVAKFQKVMKRLFEAGITGRLFTEAIGISVVAKAESANSNMITSSYSCQAGCSITLMQFAGIFYAWIFGCVISCLVFVIEILSRRVKVKEV